The following are encoded in a window of Rosa chinensis cultivar Old Blush chromosome 4, RchiOBHm-V2, whole genome shotgun sequence genomic DNA:
- the LOC112198716 gene encoding uncharacterized protein LOC112198716, translating into MGLSSALSKWNREIFGHLFQKKKRILARIGGIQKACDRYENPFLIKLEAELIHDYESILNQENLFWKQKSRDKWLQGGDRNTKFFHLTTLVRRRKNKIEGLFDSNGNWFTDSASMKNIAVDFFTNLFSSPIAEDTRFIIPWLFPEIDQDVLNNICKPVSLLEVKDSLFAIGGLKAPGFDGFPAIFFQYHWQLYSCEISNVVNDAFRSGVIPPGLNHTIISLIPKVNGPQHMTNFRPISLCTTIYKVISKVIVAQIRPLMQHLLSPNQAYTLKSCLDAFCSLSGQTVSYEKSLIFCSPNTCKRLAYEISRTCGSPLTTDLGKYLGMPLIHSRVNKHTYDSLFDKVQSRLSSWKSKVLSMAGRLTLLQSVTYSIPIYAMQTAKLPVSLCDRIDKLNRDFLWGDSNENKKVHLVGWETVCQPKKLGGLGIKKTADMNQAMLAKASWRLFQHDSGLWASIYSEKYLKNCCITGDNYLPPPDCSSTWRSISYGAVMLRKNLKWRVGDGKKIKFWYDYWLLPTALINFALPSATINDNATICEFWDETGWDALLLASVVPSDLVSLIINVPTGFDGCGNDVLIWNATSNGCFSVKSAYDSMLDINGPCNPH; encoded by the exons ATGGGCCTCTCTTCTGCTCTCTCCAAATGGAATAGAGAGATTTTTGGGCAtctgtttcagaaaaaaaagagaattttgGCCAGGATTGGTGGCATCCAAAAGGCTTGTGACAGATATGAGAACCCTTTTTTAATTAAGCTTGAAGCTGAGCTCATCCATGATTATGAGAGTATCTTAAATCAGGAAAATCTTTTTTGGAAACAGAAATCTAGAGATAAATGGCTTCAAGGAGGGGACAGAAATACTAAATTCTTTCACCTGACTACTTTGGTCAGAAGGAGGAAAAATAAGATTGAGGGTTTGTTTGACAGCAATGGAAATTGGTTTACTGATTCTGCTTCCATGAAAAATATTGCTGTTGATTTCTTCACTAACCTGTTCTCCTCCCCTATTGCTGAAGACACTAGATTTATAATTCCCTGGCTCTTTCCTGAGATTGATCAAGATGTGCTTAACAATATCTGTAAACCTGTTTCTCTCCTTGAAGTGAAGGACTCTCTCTTTGCCATTGGTGGTCTCAAAGCTCCTGGATTTGATGGTTTCCCTGCTATTTTTTTCCAATATCACTGGCAACTTTACTCTTGTGAAATCTCTAATGTGGTGAATGATGCTTTCAGGTCTGGTGTTATTCCTCCTGGCCTAAATCACACAATCATCTCTCTCATTCCTAAGGTCAACGGCCCTCAACACATGACTAATTTTAGGCCAATTAGCCTATGCACTACTATCTACAAAGTTATCTCCAAGGTCATTGTGGCTCAGATTAGGCCTTTGATGCAACATCTCTTAAGTCCCAATCAG GCTTACACCCTAAAGAGTTGTTTGGATGCCTTCTGTTCTCTTTCTGGTCAAACTGTTAGCTATGAAAAATCTCTAATTTTCTGCTCCCCAAACACTTGTAAAAGATTGGCTTATGAAATTAGCAGAACTTGTGGCTCTCCTTTGACAACTGATCTTGGAAAATATTTGGGAATGCCTCTTATTCACTCGAGAGTGAACAAGCATACCTATGATAGCCTATTTGACAAAGTTCAGAGTAGACTCTCTAGCTGGAAAAGTAAGGTGCTCAGCATGGCAGGTAGGCTCACCTTGCTTCAGTCTGTTACTTATTCAATCCCCATTTATGCTATGCAAACTGCTAAGCTTCCTGTGAGCCTCTGTGATAGAATTGATAAGCTGAACAGAGATTTCTTATGGGGAGActcaaatgaaaataaaaaagttcaTCTTGTTGGATGGGAGACTGTTTGTCAGCCAAAGAAACTTGGTGGCTTAGGAATCAAAAAAACTGCTGACATGAATCAAGCCATGCTAGCTAAGGCTAGTTGGAGACTTTTTCAACATGATTCTGGCTTATGGGCTTCCATTTACTCTGAAAAGTATCTCAAAAATTGCTGTATTACTGGTGATAACTACCTGCCCCCTCCTGATTGTTCTAGTACCTGGAGAAGCATTTCCTATGGTGCTGTTATGCTGAGGAAAAATCTCAAGTGGAGAGTTGGAGATGGCAAGAAAATCAAGTTCTGGTATGATTACTGGCTCCTACCTACTGCTCTGATCAACTTTGCTTTACCTTCTGCCACTATTAATGATAATGCCACCATTTGTGAATTTTGGGATGAAACTGGTTGGGATGCTTTGCTTTTAGCTTCTGTGGTTCCCAGTGATTTAGTGAGCTTAATTATTAATGTCCCAACTGGATTTGATGGCTGTGGTAATGATGTGCTTATATGGAATGCAACCTCAAATGGGTGCTTTTCTGTCAAATCTGCTTACGACTCCATGTTGGATATTAATGGCCCCTGCAATCCTCATTAG